The Plasmodium gaboni strain SY75 chromosome 3, whole genome shotgun sequence genome includes the window atatgaatgataatataaatgataatatgaatgataatataaatgacGATGACGATAGTAATGATTCAGATACAAATTATAGTAATtcaaatgataatgatttattatatataaataaatatagtAGTAGTGATGAGAACAGTTTAAAAAATTcagaaaaaaatacaaataaaggaatgataaaagaaaataattctgataataataacaaaaaagTATTGGTTGTTAAAGGAGAAcaaaatgtaaaaataaatattaagagagctaaatatttttttaacttTTATCAAGTTTATGGTATATTATCTGACGAATCTTCTgattatgataataatattgattTAATAACCTTCAAGAGAAGCAAAAAAttaaaggaaaaatataatcataataaatataaaaaaaaacgtGGAGTATATAATTCagaagaagaaatatataatgattcTTATTATGGTACCTTATCACctacaaatatatatattaatagaTATAACAAATCTGTTGATAGCCTTTCTCATTATCTCAATAAATATAGCCTAAGTGATGATGACATTTGCTTATcatatgatgataatgatgatgattttaatcaatattttgattataccagaaaaaatagaaaaataaataagagaaatagaaaaagaaaaagaagacaaaaaaaaaataaaaaaagaacagATGAACTTATAACAAGCACACACTCATCAAGTACTTATAACAGTAATCTGGATGTATATTttgatgatgatgatgatgatgaatTTGATATGTATGAACAAGAAAGCGAAtgtgatgataatatttttgaacAAAGTGATATACCAAGaacatttataaaaaatgtaaaacagaaaaaaaaaaaaaaaactgcaaataatgataatatgactgttaataataataataataatagtaatattaaccataatgatattaagaaactaaaaagagaaaatataaatatgttaaataagaaattaagaaaagaatttaaggataataatttagaagaaaataataaatctGATAGTTCAAAATATAGtacatttaataataatgtcTCTTCTGATATTCCTTCATCTTttgaaaatttaaataatatattatttgatgaaaaaatatatttaaagagtaatattttaaaaagtaaTAGAATCgttttaataaataagaGGAAAATTAATGTATGTAATGATTctattaaatttaaaaaatttttaaaagttttttctgaaaaaaaaagaattgatataaatcaaagtaatataataaaaaagtataattttttgtttgtaTGTTGTGAAAATCcaataattatatattcagatataaaaaaaaaaattaatatatcaaaattatcattaaaaaatatatatattgtagatatatttaatgatttcaattatttaaatccttttcataattttctatcatttaaaaaaaaaaatcaaaataatttttattttattttttatgatgGGTATAATATGCATATATCTCCATTAAatcaaatgaaaaaaacatttttaaaaagaatacCGTTCTATAGAACTGTTGAAAAAATTGCATATCATTCAGAAACGGGTTTATTAATAGCTTCATGTCCTTCAGAAGAAAAACATAAGACGAATGAGATGATGaaacaaattatatgtttttttgATCCTTATCATGATtctataaaatatacatatattataccATCAAAATATCATGTATCtacaattattatatatgataatgataaacttaagaaaaaaaatttcgATGTTACAAGTTTCATTTTTGTAGGTACATGTAAttcaaatgaaaaaaataatgaacCTACATCTGGtcatatacatatatttatagcaaaaaaaaaagctaacatttttgaaattaaacatatatatacacataatattaattacGGGGGAGTAACCAACCTGGTCCCATATGATGACAAAATTGTAGCaacaataaataatatggtAAAATGGAACAAGTCCATATGtattacacatatatatatatatatatatatatgtatatatatttatttattttattttatttatttttttttttcctttacAGGTTGTCATTCTTGATATAAATAACctaataacaaaatatgAAGCTTTTATGGACCCACTAAATCTTCAACCCGTACgtaaagaaatataatatataatatgtaatatatgtgtatgtttatatatttatatatgtcttattattttatccTTATTTTAGAAAATAGAGGGAAACAATGCTATTGTTGAGCTAGTCTCCTTTACCCCCAGCTCATGGATCATGACAGTGGATGTTCagtaagaaaaaaaataaataaaaataaaaaaataaataaataaataaataaatatatatatatatatacatatatatatacatatatatgtgtgaCCGTTTGTGTGTTAAATGCTCCTTATTtatactattattatttttattttttttcagtGGAGATTATATCGTTGTGGGTGATATCATGACATCAGTTACAATATTACAATACGACTAcaaaaatgtaaaaaataaaaatttaaagaGAAATAggaaataaataaatataaatatatatatatatatatatatatatatattatgtccttatgaatatttggtttattacttttttttttatattattcttcaaaatatatatcatttatatttatttatatattatctttcATTCAGTCTCAATTACTTGAAGTGTGCAGAGATTACTCCAATATTTGGTGCACGTAAGTTATAATTTGATAAACAAAgagaatataaataaaaatatatatatgttaatataacatatgatgaaattatattttatctatataatatatatgttcaatattctttttttttttttttaatttcagATCACTTTGTGCCTTGTCGAAAAGCCACGTTGTTGTATCAGACATGGATGCcaattttataatattacaaaagtaaaaaaaaaaataaaaaaaaaataaaataaaataaaataaaataaaaaagaaaaataaagtCAATAAAAAGGTGCATATAAACAAgaatatgtatatatatatgtatgtatatatatatatatatatatttttatttatttatttatatttatgtagGTCCAAGTTTAAATATAACGATGAGGATTCCTTTAAATTATCGGTAATTTACAATGCTGAAAATATAGGATTATGTTCCTgttacatataaaaataaaatatataattttttttttttttttttttttttttaaatatagTCTGTGTCATTGTTTAACCACGGAagtataataaataaaatgcTACCTCTATCGAATTCAAGTTTAATTGAAGagtaatattttttttttttatatatatactattgtatatatatatatatatatatatatttatttatttatttatttgtttattcgtttatattttttagtGATTATGATAAACACAATATACTTACAAAAAAGGATGGTATTTTATGTGCATCGAGCGAAGGATCTATTAGTGTTTTGATTCCCTTTTCCaatttttctaattttaAAAAGGCCTTATGTATAGAAATAGCTATAAATGATAACATATCATCGATTGGTAATTTAACTCATAATGCATATAGAGAATGTAAAGTAAATGTAACTGCAAAAAATTGTAAGGGTATTGTTGATGGggaattattaaaaatgtttttcCATATGTCATTTGAAAGACAATATAAGATATATGTATATGCTAAATGGTAAAGCATAAAAAGCTCAAATTGTTGAAAGTTTTTAATTTTGTcattataaatttatatatatatatatatatatatatatatatatatgatttcattttatttttataggATTGCGAAAAAGATTAATTGCAATTTTGGAAGTTTCGACAATTTCGTAATAGATTTAGAGAACATGTGTAgctttttataattttttatatatatattttgtatatattgtatattatatatattattagttttttttttattttttattttttaatttttttttttttttttttttttttttgttattttgttattttgGTTTGTACCATTGTGGTAATGTTATTTTTCaacaaaattaaaatataaacataataatgattataaatacatacatacatatatatatatatatatatatatatatttatttatttatttatttattatttttttattttttcctttcttctttttttccttataaaaatcatatatattatttcatttttccttttttgAAGGGAACAAAGGTTTAAGAATTGTCATATGGAGATATGTGACATCCTATATATAAACCTTTCTGTGTCTGCTCAGgaattatatgataaaatagAATATTTTCTTCTCTTAATATTTTAACTAATATTTGTTTAGGTTGTgttttcatataatttgCTATTTCTTTAATGAGTTgtatatttgaataatgattttgttcattttcattttttttaataatatctCCAAATTGAAAAATCTGatcctttatttttaatcCAGATTTATGAGATGGAGAATTATCTATAACTTCATCTATAACAgcaaatatatttttcttagCGTTTTGAATATCTTCTTCTTTTGTTATTTGTTGTGGtgtatttaataaatcattatttatatttttgtttcGTTCGACACGTATAACTGGATGAGTACTATGCACCTTATGTATATATTCTTCTAgtttcttatttatatctatataatCGTTTTTTAAACATATGATCTTATTTCGAGCCACACGAATACTATATATGTCAATATCATTCCTTGGAAATCCTTCTGAATCAATTAAATTTCCTTTCATACCTACATTCTTATTTTCAGGACTTTCTAGAAAATCCATATGTTCCtttaattcattttcaATATCTTCTCTTTTCTTGACTAATTCGTTGAATTCTTCCAAATTcatcatattataaattattaaacaaataaataaataaatatatatatattataaaatttgCGATTATTccataaatatattcttattcaatttttgtttatatatgtacatatatacatgtatttttttttttttttttttttttaaatattatttacatttgTATACCTTACAATTTTGTATGTCACAAAattttagaaaaaaaaataaaataaaataaaaataaacaaataaatattatatatatatatatgtatattttttatatatgtaatatttatgatttaaaaaaatacatgAATTATGTACATATGACCAATGGGCCATATATCCTCAAAatgtgaaaaaaaaagaatccatatataatttattatcGATGATATATAAACACTTTTGGGAAATATACACCTTATTTctaaatttaaaataaaaataaaaataaaataaaataaaataataataatcaaaaaTTTTGTATGTTCTCATTTTTAACTTTAGGAAAAAAGGGAAAGAAagagagaaaaaaaaatgtggGTTCAATATATTCCTCAAATTATGCCTATGCAAAAACATATGTTTCATATTCAGAAGgtaatacaaataaaaagaaaaatatatatatatatatatatataaatatatatattttatatatattttatatatatttcattttgtatatatgttcatatatataccatattatgtttaatcaatttatatatatatatatatatttttttttttttttttttttttttttttttaaatttgGAACCACTTCATTGTAGCGCTTCGCATATTATAGATTTCATAAGCGAGTAGGTAAAGGGTCTTGGGTTGGATATATAGAAAGATATAAAGTTCCAAGAAGTATAGAAAATACACAAAGATTAATTTACAATTATGAGGCAAGTTATTGTGAGAAGAAATTATCATGCAGCTGGTTATGGATGTTACCAAAAAAGCTAGCTCTATCAACGACTTCAGATGAAGTTTTAAATGTATGGGTTTATTATCgacataaaaaaaaaaaaggttatcattatttaaaagtTTTAAAAAGATTAGTAGATGTTGGTTTTTGTTCTTCTAGTGATTGGAgatttaaattaattacTTCTAGaattcaaaataaaataaatacatttttgAATTTACCACgaatatgtttttattatggTAAATTAAAAGCTACTGCTCAATTAGAAAATGTTACtaaaatgttatataatagattaaattcatatatGCCTTATCAACTTATATTGATTTTAAGAGCCTTCTCTTATTGTCATTTACAAGATATATATCtctttaataaaattagaGATATACTTCAACCACAAATACAATCCcttcctttttattatttgataaaaattGTAGAGTCCTATTCGTCTTGTTTAATACatgattatttatatcttaATAAAATTGTAGAAGAAATTATCTATAGAATGAATATGTGTAACCAAGAATTTGTAAACAATGTGAATGGGCCGAAATATGAGAGgatgaataatataaacagggatacatttttaaataataatcatatagACAATTCATACAGCCAGATAAACAACAATAATTGTAGTAATAAAATTGGAATTGCTTCTATGAAGAGTAGGAATATTATGAACAGCCATGTTGTAACtgataatgataaaattaaaaataaatatgaaaataatgatgacTATATAGATGACTATATAGATGATAATGCAGATGATAATGCAGATGATATTACAGATGATAATACAGATGATgattcattttataatttacCATCTGATGATGAgttaataaaatataaacaagaacaatttaattattacccaaatataaagaatataatagATGTAGGATATTATTTATCGAATTTAAAAtttcaaaattatattttttatgattatataagtaaatatataatatatatgttaaaagAACAGAATTGTTTAAATCCATATTTTATAGAAAAAgtaatattatcatttcataaaataaaaattaatgatataattttatatgaatatatattaaaacatattgatatatatttttatgacTATCCACCTAGTGTGTTATGTAATATAAGTTCTTGTTTATCAAGTGTATTAccattatattattcttcaatatataaaatattaaaaaaaatattattatatattaataaaaatatagatatattagATCTTTCAAGTTTATCAACTTTATGTTATTTCGCACATAAATTAAAGATTAATAAAAATCTACAAAAggatatattttataatataaataaacaattaaaaagaaatgataataaaaataataaaagtatttatgatatatcaacaatttttgaaatattatcTTTTCATAATCTTTTAGATGAAACATCTTTTCAAATTTTATGTAAACATTTACATCGTCATTTAGAAAGTTTAGAACCTTatgaatttaataaaattatgaGAGCATTAACAAATGTTCAAAaacatttaaaattaaatgatgaaaaaattgTTAATGCTATAGCTAGAAATGTCATACAACAACATGAACTATTCCATATTATAGATTATCATCAGATAGCCAAAATGTTGTTACAATCTAATCTAGTTAAAGATATATACAAACAAGATctaataaaatatcataataatcTTCCTTTTTATTCTTTTGACAATTTAGAAATTCAACATGACCTAAACAAACAAGTCAAACCGAAATCAATATATAGATATCAAAAAGGAACCATctatttttcaaataaaaaatatgagCAGCCATATCCCTTACACCAGTCCCTCCaacattaaaaatatatatatatatatatatatatatatatgtatgtatgtatatatattaatttatttttatttatttcctatttttttttgtgtatattatttttttgtatcATTTGAACCattgttttatattttttgtctcataaaatttatttagTCATTcgaagaaaaatatatatatacatatatatatatatatataacacaTAATTTTTGGATAAATATGTGTTATTATACTCTGTATTTACATACAAAAtgtacaaaaaaatatttgtcttgttataattttaaaatatattttccaCCTCGtgaataattaaaaaaaaaaaaaaaaaaaaaaaaaaaaaacataatattttttttttgtttcaattaatttcttgttatcatttatttttcctAATACAAaagtatttatatatagcACATTATCTCTATATAgatttttcttttttaataattacaAAATGCAATATTTTCCTTTGTGTTTTCTCTTAAgtttatgtatatataacatGTTGTCTATTAAATGTTTCGAAAATGTTTATAAACAAgataatacaaataatttaaattttaaaaataatatttatgaagatgatgaaaaaaaatattattataaccCTCAGGTAGTATACCACCTAAAAGGTGATAAAACTAAAGCAGATAATGTTGATATGTATGATAATATACAAAACAAAATGGACATCTTacataatttaaataaacaatataattttggtaagataaaaaaagaGTATTACAAGGATGGGTctaacaaaaaatatttaaacaatcgcttgaaaaaaattttaagCAATGCTTTAAATATCCCacaaaaacaaataaatattcacgatattaatatgttaataaaaatgtgGACAAATATGAATAGCAAAGATAAGACCTAttctaatattttaaataacgacgaaaattattttaaagGATATATTAAACAACACAATGATTTTGCTGAAGAAACGAAtaaaattacatataatgataatgaaaaagaaaaagcTGAAATTCATTTTATAGATCTGGATTATTTTACACAATTaacaaattaataaattattcCGTTGTGTAAatagaataataaaatattacaGTCACGTTTTTAATATCATAAAATGttaataaagatatataaaatatatttttaaaaatatttgaaatatattaaccatgtgtatatataattaaggtaataataaaaaaaaataaataaataaaataatacgtttcataattaattatatctacaaaatatatataatgattGTATCTCTATACACCTTTAAGgtgtttatttataataaatatggaaaatgtatttttttgaaatgtttattttgttaacatgttcattattttttagtatacatatatatatataatccCTATAatgtttaatttttattgaTCCTATAAAACTACAATTATTAATTCATATgtataacatttttttttttttttttttt containing:
- a CDS encoding hypothetical protein (conserved Plasmodium protein, unknown function), producing the protein MQYFPLCFLLSLCIYNMLSIKCFENVYKQDNTNNLNFKNNIYEDDEKKYYYNPQVVYHLKGDKTKADNVDMYDNIQNKMDILHNLNKQYNFGKIKKEYYKDGSNKKYLNNRLKKILSNALNIPQKQINIHDINMLIKMWTNMNSKDKTYSNILNNDENYFKGYIKQHNDFAEETNKITYNDNEKEKAEIHFIDLDYFTQLTN
- a CDS encoding putative proteasome regulatory protein; the protein is MNLEEFNELVKKREDIENELKEHMDFLESPENKNVGMKGNLIDSEGFPRNDIDIYSIRVARNKIICLKNDYIDINKKLEEYIHKVHSTHPVIRVERNKNINNDLLNTPQQITKEEDIQNAKKNIFAVIDEVIDNSPSHKSGLKIKDQIFQFGDIIKKNENEQNHYSNIQLIKEIANYMKTQPKQILVKILREENILFYHIIPEQTQKGLYIGCHISPYDNS
- a CDS encoding hypothetical protein (conserved Plasmodium protein, unknown function); its protein translation is MWVQYIPQIMPMQKHMFHIQKRFAYYRFHKRVGKGSWVGYIERYKVPRSIENTQRLIYNYEASYCEKKLSCSWLWMLPKKLALSTTSDEVLNVWVYYRHKKKKGYHYLKVLKRLVDVGFCSSSDWRFKLITSRIQNKINTFLNLPRICFYYGKLKATAQLENVTKMLYNRLNSYMPYQLILILRAFSYCHLQDIYLFNKIRDILQPQIQSLPFYYLIKIVESYSSCLIHDYLYLNKIVEEIIYRMNMCNQEFVNNVNGPKYERMNNINRDTFLNNNHIDNSYSQINNNNCSNKIGIASMKSRNIMNSHVVTDNDKIKNKYENNDDYIDDYIDDNADDNADDITDDNTDDDSFYNLPSDDELIKYKQEQFNYYPNIKNIIDVGYYLSNLKFQNYIFYDYISKYIIYMLKEQNCLNPYFIEKVILSFHKIKINDIILYEYILKHIDIYFYDYPPSVLCNISSCLSSVLPLYYSSIYKILKKILLYINKNIDILDLSSLSTLCYFAHKLKINKNLQKDIFYNINKQLKRNDNKNNKSIYDISTIFEILSFHNLLDETSFQILCKHLHRHLESLEPYEFNKIMRALTNVQKHLKLNDEKIVNAIARNVIQQHELFHIIDYHQIAKMLLQSNLVKDIYKQDLIKYHNNLPFYSFDNLEIQHDLNKQVKPKSIYRYQKGTIYFSNKKYEQPYPLHQSLQH